In Scylla paramamosain isolate STU-SP2022 unplaced genomic scaffold, ASM3559412v1 Contig67, whole genome shotgun sequence, the following are encoded in one genomic region:
- the LOC135098513 gene encoding uncharacterized protein LOC135098513 isoform X2, whose translation MQLSFTVLDTEGTPTSDLGHKSDPWQVTASLLGGPPGAILMGTTTVPNRNGTAIFTNLSVSKPGEGYNLTFTITYPSYAPALTTTLEGTFSLTKMSAAMVLQQPSIVQAGQPTTITVHFVDKDSGLVLNGLAFKDWWCIPHIWSSRSTPWSSPCTPICSDGSSWRVWRMWIYLPKNNLSTIPVDVVISEVSVRYQLAAQVSVVPAGWHLHFVSPGADRLAAGVGTAVAVTHMTSLVPIQTTWLPQGQACVTLTLPLPIHLPLHYIWNLVEYMYSDPSLMCLVVYPENLEIQENSVTKNMQMNVIGWLMAAPQVNPEK comes from the exons gGTACACCCACCAGTGACCTGGGCCACAAGAGTGATCCCTGGCAGGTCACAGCAAGTCTCTTGGGAGGTCCGCCAGGTGCCATCCTCATGGGCACCACAACAGTTCCCAACAGGAATGGCACTGCCATCTTCACCAACCTGTCTGTCAGCAAGCCCGGGGAAGGCTACAAcctcactttcaccatcacctaCCCCAGCTATGCTccagccctcaccaccaccctggaGGGGACCTTCAG CTTGACAAAGATGAGTGCAGCAATGGTCCTGCAGCAGCCCAGCATAGTGCAGGCCGGacaacccaccaccatcactgttcaCTTTGTTGACAAGGACTCTGGCTTGGTGCTTAATGGCCTGGCTTTCAag GACTGGTGGTGTATCCCTCACATCTGGTCATCAAGGAGTACCCCATGGTCAAGTCCTTGCACACCGATCTGTTCTGATGGAAGCAGTTGGAGGGTGTGGAGGATGTG GATCTATTTACCCAAGAACAACTTGTCAACAATTCCTGTAGATGTCGTCATCAGTGAGGTCAGTGTTAGATACCAACTTGCTGCTCAGGTGTCTGTTGTACCTGCTGGTTGGCATCTCCACTTTGTCTCTCCTG GTGCTGACAGATTAGCAGCAGGAGTGGGAACTGCAGTGGCTGTAACTCATATGACTTCACTGGTACCAATCCAGACCACCTGGCTTCCCCAGGGACAGGCTTGTGTCACCCTGACCTTACCTCTACCTATACATCTACCACTGCACTACATTTGGAATCTGGTTGAGTACATGTACTCAGACCCAAGCctgatgt GCTTGGTGGTGTATCCTGAAAATTTGGAGATCCAGGAGAACTCTGTCACCAAGAACATGCAAATGAATGTCATTGGGTGGCTGATGGCAGCTCCTCAAGTGAAcccagag aagtga
- the LOC135098513 gene encoding uncharacterized protein LOC135098513 isoform X1, producing MQLSFTVLDTEGTPTSDLGHKSDPWQVTASLLGGPPGAILMGTTTVPNRNGTAIFTNLSVSKPGEGYNLTFTITYPSYAPALTTTLEGTFSLTKMSAAMVLQQPSIVQAGQPTTITVHFVDKDSGLVLNGLAFKDWWCIPHIWSSRSTPWSSPCTPICSDGSSWRVWRMWIYLPKNNLSTIPVDVVISEVSVRYQLAAQVSVVPAGWHLHFVSPGADRLAAGVGTAVAVTHMTSLVPIQTTWLPQGQACVTLTLPLPIHLPLHYIWNLVEYMYSDPSLMCLVVYPENLEIQENSVTKNMQMNVIGWLMAAPQVNPEITGLKYSKMSALEKLCLELKACSHHQKRAKLQQVIQVLCQEGLC from the exons gGTACACCCACCAGTGACCTGGGCCACAAGAGTGATCCCTGGCAGGTCACAGCAAGTCTCTTGGGAGGTCCGCCAGGTGCCATCCTCATGGGCACCACAACAGTTCCCAACAGGAATGGCACTGCCATCTTCACCAACCTGTCTGTCAGCAAGCCCGGGGAAGGCTACAAcctcactttcaccatcacctaCCCCAGCTATGCTccagccctcaccaccaccctggaGGGGACCTTCAG CTTGACAAAGATGAGTGCAGCAATGGTCCTGCAGCAGCCCAGCATAGTGCAGGCCGGacaacccaccaccatcactgttcaCTTTGTTGACAAGGACTCTGGCTTGGTGCTTAATGGCCTGGCTTTCAag GACTGGTGGTGTATCCCTCACATCTGGTCATCAAGGAGTACCCCATGGTCAAGTCCTTGCACACCGATCTGTTCTGATGGAAGCAGTTGGAGGGTGTGGAGGATGTG GATCTATTTACCCAAGAACAACTTGTCAACAATTCCTGTAGATGTCGTCATCAGTGAGGTCAGTGTTAGATACCAACTTGCTGCTCAGGTGTCTGTTGTACCTGCTGGTTGGCATCTCCACTTTGTCTCTCCTG GTGCTGACAGATTAGCAGCAGGAGTGGGAACTGCAGTGGCTGTAACTCATATGACTTCACTGGTACCAATCCAGACCACCTGGCTTCCCCAGGGACAGGCTTGTGTCACCCTGACCTTACCTCTACCTATACATCTACCACTGCACTACATTTGGAATCTGGTTGAGTACATGTACTCAGACCCAAGCctgatgt GCTTGGTGGTGTATCCTGAAAATTTGGAGATCCAGGAGAACTCTGTCACCAAGAACATGCAAATGAATGTCATTGGGTGGCTGATGGCAGCTCCTCAAGTGAAcccagag ATCACTGGGCTAAAGTACAGCAAGATGAGTGCCTTGGAGAAGCTGTGCCTTGAGTTGAAGGCTTGCAGTCACCATCAGAAAAGAGCAAAGCTACAACAAGTCATCCAAGTACTTTGTCAAGAAGGTTTATGTTGA
- the LOC135098513 gene encoding uncharacterized protein LOC135098513 isoform X3 — translation MQLSFTVLDTEGTPTSDLGHKSDPWQVTASLLGGPPGAILMGTTTVPNRNGTAIFTNLSVSKPGEGYNLTFTITYPSYAPALTTTLEGTFSLTKMSAAMVLQQPSIVQAGQPTTITVHFVDKDSGLVLNGLAFKDWWCIPHIWSSRSTPWSSPCTPICSDGSSWRVWRMWIYLPKNNLSTIPVDVVISEVSVRYQLAAQVSVVPAGWHLHFVSPGLVVYPENLEIQENSVTKNMQMNVIGWLMAAPQVNPEITGLKYSKMSALEKLCLELKACSHHQKRAKLQQVIQVLCQEGLC, via the exons gGTACACCCACCAGTGACCTGGGCCACAAGAGTGATCCCTGGCAGGTCACAGCAAGTCTCTTGGGAGGTCCGCCAGGTGCCATCCTCATGGGCACCACAACAGTTCCCAACAGGAATGGCACTGCCATCTTCACCAACCTGTCTGTCAGCAAGCCCGGGGAAGGCTACAAcctcactttcaccatcacctaCCCCAGCTATGCTccagccctcaccaccaccctggaGGGGACCTTCAG CTTGACAAAGATGAGTGCAGCAATGGTCCTGCAGCAGCCCAGCATAGTGCAGGCCGGacaacccaccaccatcactgttcaCTTTGTTGACAAGGACTCTGGCTTGGTGCTTAATGGCCTGGCTTTCAag GACTGGTGGTGTATCCCTCACATCTGGTCATCAAGGAGTACCCCATGGTCAAGTCCTTGCACACCGATCTGTTCTGATGGAAGCAGTTGGAGGGTGTGGAGGATGTG GATCTATTTACCCAAGAACAACTTGTCAACAATTCCTGTAGATGTCGTCATCAGTGAGGTCAGTGTTAGATACCAACTTGCTGCTCAGGTGTCTGTTGTACCTGCTGGTTGGCATCTCCACTTTGTCTCTCCTG GCTTGGTGGTGTATCCTGAAAATTTGGAGATCCAGGAGAACTCTGTCACCAAGAACATGCAAATGAATGTCATTGGGTGGCTGATGGCAGCTCCTCAAGTGAAcccagag ATCACTGGGCTAAAGTACAGCAAGATGAGTGCCTTGGAGAAGCTGTGCCTTGAGTTGAAGGCTTGCAGTCACCATCAGAAAAGAGCAAAGCTACAACAAGTCATCCAAGTACTTTGTCAAGAAGGTTTATGTTGA
- the LOC135098513 gene encoding uncharacterized protein LOC135098513 isoform X6 has translation MQLSFTVLDTEGTPTSDLGHKSDPWQVTASLLGGPPGAILMGTTTVPNRNGTAIFTNLSVSKPGEGYNLTFTITYPSYAPALTTTLEGTFSLTKMSAAMVLQQPSIVQAGQPTTITVHFVDKDSGLVLNGLAFKDWWCIPHIWSSRSTPWSSPCTPICSDGSSWRVWRMWIYLPKNNLSTIPVDVVISEVSVRYQLAAQVSVVPAGWHLHFVSPGLVVYPENLEIQENSVTKNMQMNVIGWLMAAPQVNPEK, from the exons gGTACACCCACCAGTGACCTGGGCCACAAGAGTGATCCCTGGCAGGTCACAGCAAGTCTCTTGGGAGGTCCGCCAGGTGCCATCCTCATGGGCACCACAACAGTTCCCAACAGGAATGGCACTGCCATCTTCACCAACCTGTCTGTCAGCAAGCCCGGGGAAGGCTACAAcctcactttcaccatcacctaCCCCAGCTATGCTccagccctcaccaccaccctggaGGGGACCTTCAG CTTGACAAAGATGAGTGCAGCAATGGTCCTGCAGCAGCCCAGCATAGTGCAGGCCGGacaacccaccaccatcactgttcaCTTTGTTGACAAGGACTCTGGCTTGGTGCTTAATGGCCTGGCTTTCAag GACTGGTGGTGTATCCCTCACATCTGGTCATCAAGGAGTACCCCATGGTCAAGTCCTTGCACACCGATCTGTTCTGATGGAAGCAGTTGGAGGGTGTGGAGGATGTG GATCTATTTACCCAAGAACAACTTGTCAACAATTCCTGTAGATGTCGTCATCAGTGAGGTCAGTGTTAGATACCAACTTGCTGCTCAGGTGTCTGTTGTACCTGCTGGTTGGCATCTCCACTTTGTCTCTCCTG GCTTGGTGGTGTATCCTGAAAATTTGGAGATCCAGGAGAACTCTGTCACCAAGAACATGCAAATGAATGTCATTGGGTGGCTGATGGCAGCTCCTCAAGTGAAcccagag aagtga
- the LOC135098513 gene encoding uncharacterized protein LOC135098513 isoform X4, with protein sequence MLTFENVIFEAPDVRQQLIAKVAVVSASWTGGVSLTSGHQGVPHGQVLAHRSVLMEAVGGCGGCGWPRKSISNTQRSSMPLTPSSSPSSLWVLVALSWMEQFSWIYLPKNNLSTIPVDVVISEVSVRYQLAAQVSVVPAGWHLHFVSPGADRLAAGVGTAVAVTHMTSLVPIQTTWLPQGQACVTLTLPLPIHLPLHYIWNLVEYMYSDPSLMCLVVYPENLEIQENSVTKNMQMNVIGWLMAAPQVNPEITGLKYSKMSALEKLCLELKACSHHQKRAKLQQVIQVLCQEGLC encoded by the exons ATGCTCACCTTTGAGAACGTCATATTTGAGGCGCCAGACGTGAGACAGCAACTCATAGCCAAGGTTGCTGTCGTCTCCGCTAGCTG GACTGGTGGTGTATCCCTCACATCTGGTCATCAAGGAGTACCCCATGGTCAAGTCCTTGCACACCGATCTGTTCTGATGGAAGCAGTTGGAGGGTGTGGAGGATGTG gatgGCCAAGGAAATCCATCTCAAATACCCAGAGATCCTCCATGCCGctcaccccttcttcctctccctcaagtTTGTGGGTGCTGGTGGCTCTCTCCTGGATGGAGCAGTTTTCGTG GATCTATTTACCCAAGAACAACTTGTCAACAATTCCTGTAGATGTCGTCATCAGTGAGGTCAGTGTTAGATACCAACTTGCTGCTCAGGTGTCTGTTGTACCTGCTGGTTGGCATCTCCACTTTGTCTCTCCTG GTGCTGACAGATTAGCAGCAGGAGTGGGAACTGCAGTGGCTGTAACTCATATGACTTCACTGGTACCAATCCAGACCACCTGGCTTCCCCAGGGACAGGCTTGTGTCACCCTGACCTTACCTCTACCTATACATCTACCACTGCACTACATTTGGAATCTGGTTGAGTACATGTACTCAGACCCAAGCctgatgt GCTTGGTGGTGTATCCTGAAAATTTGGAGATCCAGGAGAACTCTGTCACCAAGAACATGCAAATGAATGTCATTGGGTGGCTGATGGCAGCTCCTCAAGTGAAcccagag ATCACTGGGCTAAAGTACAGCAAGATGAGTGCCTTGGAGAAGCTGTGCCTTGAGTTGAAGGCTTGCAGTCACCATCAGAAAAGAGCAAAGCTACAACAAGTCATCCAAGTACTTTGTCAAGAAGGTTTATGTTGA
- the LOC135098513 gene encoding uncharacterized protein LOC135098513 isoform X5, translating into MYCMLMYCLKPQYLTLQTIKDAESLLNHHWNHENTPENTITTGSIGGWPRKSISNTQRSSMPLTPSSSPSSLWVLVALSWMEQFSWIYLPKNNLSTIPVDVVISEVSVRYQLAAQVSVVPAGWHLHFVSPGADRLAAGVGTAVAVTHMTSLVPIQTTWLPQGQACVTLTLPLPIHLPLHYIWNLVEYMYSDPSLMCLVVYPENLEIQENSVTKNMQMNVIGWLMAAPQVNPEITGLKYSKMSALEKLCLELKACSHHQKRAKLQQVIQVLCQEGLC; encoded by the exons ATGTATTGCATGTTGATGTACTGTTTAAAACCCCAATACCTCACATTACAGACTATtaaagatgcagaatccttgctgaaccatcactggaaccatgaaaacacccctgaaaacaCCATAACAACTGGAAGTattggag gatgGCCAAGGAAATCCATCTCAAATACCCAGAGATCCTCCATGCCGctcaccccttcttcctctccctcaagtTTGTGGGTGCTGGTGGCTCTCTCCTGGATGGAGCAGTTTTCGTG GATCTATTTACCCAAGAACAACTTGTCAACAATTCCTGTAGATGTCGTCATCAGTGAGGTCAGTGTTAGATACCAACTTGCTGCTCAGGTGTCTGTTGTACCTGCTGGTTGGCATCTCCACTTTGTCTCTCCTG GTGCTGACAGATTAGCAGCAGGAGTGGGAACTGCAGTGGCTGTAACTCATATGACTTCACTGGTACCAATCCAGACCACCTGGCTTCCCCAGGGACAGGCTTGTGTCACCCTGACCTTACCTCTACCTATACATCTACCACTGCACTACATTTGGAATCTGGTTGAGTACATGTACTCAGACCCAAGCctgatgt GCTTGGTGGTGTATCCTGAAAATTTGGAGATCCAGGAGAACTCTGTCACCAAGAACATGCAAATGAATGTCATTGGGTGGCTGATGGCAGCTCCTCAAGTGAAcccagag ATCACTGGGCTAAAGTACAGCAAGATGAGTGCCTTGGAGAAGCTGTGCCTTGAGTTGAAGGCTTGCAGTCACCATCAGAAAAGAGCAAAGCTACAACAAGTCATCCAAGTACTTTGTCAAGAAGGTTTATGTTGA